The Candidatus Desulfofervidus auxilii DNA segment CAAAAAAGCAAATCCCAACTCAATGGTAATTCCTCGCTCCTTTTCCTCTTTTAAACGGTCTGTATCTATGCCTGTTAAAGCTCTGATCAGAGCAGTCTTCCCATGGTCAATATGGCCAGCGGTTCCCAAAATAATTGGTTTCATAAGATGCTAAAATTAATAACACAATCTTATTATTTTAGCAAAATAAGAAAATGATAAGACAAAAAGAAATTTTCTTCCACCCACCACCCTTCATCTTAATATATTTGTTTCAAAAGAGCTCCCTCTCAATCAAAATCTTGCTTTACATCTATTTGTTTACCATAACAGCATTTTAGTTTTACCAGAAAGCAAGGCTCTGAGAAATTTTTGAATTGTACTCCAAAATCCGTGATTGTTCTAAAAAAACCCACTTCCGTCAGGCAGGCCTGCCCGACGGCAGGCGGACAAATGGAGCAAAATAAAACAAATTTTTAAAAACATAGCTTCACCTAAAACATGGCCATGTTAAAGTTTCCATATTAAGACATTTTATTCCTTTACCCAACTCTACTTAAAAAGCAGATTGCGAAGTGCCATCAAGACCGGCTTTGGCCACCCTGAAAGGGCTTAGCCTTGCACTGCTAGGCGCAAAGATGGTAAGCTTAATAATTAAAGGAAAAAGAGAAAATGCTTTGTAAGAAACTAATATCCGAGAAACTATCACTTGCAGGCAAACAATTAACAAGAGGCGACCTTGAAGGGCTTCTCAAGGCGGCAGCAGACCTTATAAGAACACGAGTCGATTATACCTTTATCCTCGTTCTTCTTTTCTATAAGAGGATAAGTGACAAATGGAAGATGGAATTTGAGAATGCATATAAAGAAGCACTTGCCGATGGATTGACTGAAGAAGAAGCAAAGAAGGAAGCCAAAAACGCTATATATCACGACTTTGATATTTCTGAAGAACTTCTCTGGGAGAATATAAGGAAAGATCCTGCAAGATTGCCGGAAAATTTCTCTAAAGCAATAAAGATCCTGTAGCAGAGAGGAATCCTGGACTTAAAGATGTATTTGAGAATGTAGATTTCGTTCAATTTACCACCAATAGAGAAAATGCAGAAATATTAAGGCAGTATCCTACCCTCTCTTGGGGGCAGACAGTCTTAAGGGGTTTTTCTAATTAAAATAAGGATTTTGGAGTTTCAAAAAAAGCCGCCAAAAAATTTTTCTGCTATTATTCCTGTCAAAATAGGAATGATTGAAGTGATAACAATACGTATGATAATAAACTCCCAGCCTAAAATACTGAATTCTATAGGTAAACGGGTTAATCCACACAAAAATTTGGCTGTATAAAAGGCCATGGCACTACCTATACTTATTCCTTGTTGAAGCAGACCAGCCAGAATAGGTAATACCACATAAGGTCCCCCAGGAATAAGAAATCCTGCTACAGCAGCAAGTAATATACCCTTGGTGCCCGATTCTTCACCGATCCACCTGGAGATAATCTCCTGGGGTACCATTACTTGAATTAACCCAGCTACCAAAAAGGAAACAAATAACAAAGGCAAAATTTCCACCATAAAAAGAAGACCTGTTTTTAATCCCAAAATATGTGCTCCGTTCCCCTTGCGGTAACCTACATAAATCAACACCAAAGCCAGTAGGGCCATAACAATAGTGGATCCTAGCATTTTGTCACTCCTTCTTTGTTTTTCCATTTTATTTTCCTTTATTACCCTAATTTTCTGAATAATCCTAAAAAAATCTTCTTGCTTTCTTTTTTAATATAATTTAAGTATTTTTAAAATAAAAAATGGGAAAAAGGTAATGAAATGGTTTTATTTTCTTATAACTCTTTTATTCTTACTCTTTTCATCCCTTGTTAGAGGAGATGAGAGGGTTATTCTAAATGTCTTTCATGCCGGAAGTTTAGCAGTTCCTTTTGATAAAATGGAAAGAGTCTTTGAGGCAAAATATCCTTCTATTGATGTTCGCCGCGAAGCAAGCGGCAGTGTATTAGCAGTGCGCAAGGTAATAGATTTACATAAGCCCTGTGATGTTATTGCCGTAGCAGATTATGATATTATTCCCAAAATGATGTTTCCTGCTTATACTGACCATGTCAAGTTGTTTGCCAGAAACGAAATTGTCCTTTGTTATACTAATAAATCTCTTTATAGGAGAGAAATCAATACCCAAAATTGGTATCAAATTTTAGGTAGGCCAAATGTAAAATGGGCATTTGCCAACCCTAATGATGATCCTTGTGGTTATCGCACCTTGATGACTATAGCCCTGAGTTCCATTTATTACCATCAACCTGATTTACTTCAGGTTCTTTTGGAGAAACTCAGTGATATCCACTGGCATGAAACAAATGCAGGTATTTTAATTGTCCCACCCGTGAACTTAACTACCAAGGACTGCAAGATTTTTGTTCGTTCTAAATCAGTAGAACTACTAGGTCTCCTAGAGAGTGGGGCTATTGATTACGCCTTTGAATATAAAAGTGTGGCCGAACAGCATAAGTTGCCTTATCTCAACCTTCCGGCCCAAATCAATCTAAGCAATTTAAAGCATAAAGCGTTTTATGTCAAAGTGAGGGTTAAGTTGGCTAATGGCAAGGTCTTGCAAGGGAAACCTATTGTTTATGGTATTGCTTCTTTAAAAACGGCCAAACATCCAAAAGAAGCAAGACTCTGGGAGAATTTTGTAACTAGTGAAAAAGGGGCAGAAATTCTGAAAAGATGTTTTCAAACCCCCATCTTTCCTGCTGAGGAAATAACCCATGACTAAATTGTTAAGATTTTCTTTTTTTATTTTGGGGATTTTATGTATAGGCCTTATTGTGATTCCAATTCTGGATATATTTGTCACCTTAACAGCCAAGGAGCTAGTTAAGACCATTTATGACCGAGAGGTCTGGCAAGCATTGCTGACCTCATTTATAGGAGCCTCCCTAGCTACGGTTCTGGGTTGCATCCTAGGTGTGCCCCTAGCCTATTTGTTGAGTCGGTATGATTTTAAAGGAAAGCGTATTATTGAAGGAATAGCCAACCTTCCTATTGTGATTCCCCATGTTGCTGTGGGGATTGCCTTACTTTGTCTTTTAAATGAAAAAACTCACCTTGGCAGTATTTTTGCTTATTTTCATATTACCTTTGTAGATACCATTTATGGTGTAATTATGGCCCTGGTCTTTGTTAGCATTTCCTACGTGATTGTTTCAGCCTCAATAGGTTTTAATGGAGTAGACCAGACGCTTGAATGGGTCTCCCGCAACTTGGGTGCTTCTATGGCCTATACTTTTTGGCATATTACTTTCCCTTTGGCCTTATCTGCCATTGTAAGAGGAGCGATTTTAGCGTTTGCTCGTTCCATAAGTGAAGTTGGAGCTTTACTTATCCTTGCTTATTATCCTAAGACTGCTCCTATTCTGATGTATGAGCGTTTTGAACAATTTGGTCTTGAGGCTGCCCTTCCAGTAACTGCCTTAGTGGTTTTTTTCTCTCTATTTATCTTTGTTATTCTTTTATCTCTTTCTAGAAATCATGCTCTCCGTTAAGTTAAGAAAGTCTTTATCAGGTTTTAATTTAGATGTGAATTTTACTGTTTCTATACCCAGTTACAGTCTTATTCTTGGACCCAGTGGAGCTGGTAAGAGCCTGACCCTTAAAATCATCGCCGGACTGATGCGGCCAGATATGGCTTCTATTCAATGGAGAGATAAAGAAATAGCATTTTTGCCACCAGAAAAAAGAGAAGTAGTCTATCTTCCCCAAACTCTTGCCCTTTTTCCTCACAAAACAGTATACCAAAACATAATTTATACCTTTAAAGCCAGACATATTTCAGTTGATAAAAGATATGTAACAGAAATTATAGATAAATTTCAGGTTACTCCTTTTCTCAATCGCTACCCTTCAAGCCTCAGTGGAGGAGAACAACAAAGAGTGGCTTTGGCTCGAGCAATAGCTGCCCGCCCAAAGGTGCTTTTATTAGATGAACCTTTAGCTTCACTTGATTTTCATTTAAAAATGAATCTTATAGATTTTCTTAAAAGAATAAAGAAGGCTTTTTCGCTAACTATCATTCATGTTACTCATGATCCTATTGAGGCATTCAAATTGGCTGAAAATCTTTTTATTTTAGAAAAAGGTAAACTTACATTTCAAGGTACAGTTAAAGAACTATTTATGACCGCCTCATCTGGTTTTAGTGCTGAGGTCGTCCGCCAATTAAAATCATTGATTCCTAATTTTAGTAATTATTAATAGAATTAGCTAATTGAAGAATTCAATTTGTAGCATTCACGCATCAATGTTGAACCACACTATGCCAATCAACCCAGTTTTGTCAACCTGAAGAGGTCTGTCTGTGGGTAGAAAGGCAATTATTTTTCTTGATTAAAAAAATCTTTTTTCTTTGATTTTACCTCTAGGGAAATCCTGCGGCAACTTGGACATACCCGCCTGCCTAAGCTGCCTGCCCGCCATCGCTACGCTCAGGCGTTAGCAGGCGGGCCGCTAGGCTACCGGACAAGTGGAGCACCTTGTTAGGCTTTAATTTAACCCTCCTGTTATTTTTCTCATTTGTCAAATGTCGAGGCCAGAATCCTTTCAGGCCCCTCGACAGGCTCACCTGTTATCTGACGGTTGTGGGCATCGTTTAAAATTCATAATACAAGACCTGATCTCCAATTCTCCTTTTGGGGATGGTTTCTTTACTTATCAATACCTTAGCGTGGTCGACCCCGCGACCTTTTGATATGTAAAGGTAAAGATTCTTACTAATCTGTAGGTGATTACATTTACTCCTTCTATCTCCCTAATTCTTGAAAAAGTGAGATGCCAATATTTAACCATTTGGGAGTAAATGCCCTAATGAGAATCCTAGCGATTCGAAATGATTTTGAATCAAGAGTGCTTTCCGCTGCTTTTTTCTTAGCTTCATTATAAATGCTGTTTATTCTACGATTCCAAGGATTATTAGCATCGATCAGGCCAGTGTTTGGATTTCTTATCGTTCCCCATTCAACAATGGGTGGTCGAAAAGCATGCACACCACCTTTTTTAAAGGTTTCTAAAATAAGTCTATAAAATTCGTGTTGTCTAATCATTCCTTTTCCCGAGGTGATCGAGACTGCCGATTCCAGGTGATCTTTTGCCGCATTATAAAGCTGTCTTTGTGAATACGTTACCTCACCAGTTTTTAAAGACAATGGTGGAAGATTTAAAGAGCGCAATTCATCAAATCCTAAAGCAATATGGAAATTAAAAAGAGCAATAGTATACCTTGGCGCTCCTCCCCACTGATAAAAGCCTAGTGATTGCGATGACTCTTCTAGAAAACGCACTGCTTGTGCTGGAGCTGACCATAATTTTTTTGGAATAAAAGGTTCAGGTGGGGTTGGAAAAACTCTAGCTATCTCAATATATGTTTTTGCAATGAGAAGATTCGCTGTTATACTCTCTTCTGATCCTCGAAGACGGTTCTTTTCTTTTTCTGCTTTAATTGCCAAATGCCTTGCGGCCTGGAGATAATTAGAATATTTCAAGTTTGAATATTTAAATAGTTCCCGATACTCAGCTTGAGTAATATCACCGTTGCGGAGGGCTTGAGACAACGCAACGTCGAAAGAGACTGTAAATTCATCTGTTCTAGCAAATTTCATTGCTGTAAAAGTTAATCGCTCAATCTGAGACAAGACCACAATGTCTTGAGCTAAAGAGGTTAAAGAAAAAGTACATAACATAAATAAAAATGTGAAAAAATAAAGTGACATCTTTTTCATTTTTACCTCTTAATTATTGAGATAGCGTCATGAATGTTGTTTTTTAAAATCTTTGTCCACTTTTAAGAAAGTATAACTCAAATTCTATTCGTATGAATAAATTGTAAATATCCTTCACTTTTACGTGGCTAACCATTGATTGAGAAGCAAATTTGCTTTTTTGACCAACCCTTCATTTCACCCGTTCGCTGAATAGGGAGGAGTGTTTTTATTTTTTGCCCAACGCATCTAAAGGCACTTCAAAACTAGGTTTAAATCTCACTCCGCGGTGAGGGGTAGTTTTAATAATTTTCTTTGTTTTGGGATGTTGAATCTGTCGGGAAGCCTTAATCTTAGATGTAAACACGCCAAATCCCCTTAATTCAACGCGCCCTGATTTTATTCCCTGTTTTAATACATCAAATAACATATCTATAAACATTTCCATGTCTTTTTTGTGAAACTGAGGAAATTTTTTTCTTAATTCTTCTACTAAGTCTTTTTTCAGCATCTTTCTCTCCTCAATATATAATTTTCGTTTGTTGAATGTATTCACTTAATGTTTCAAATAAGCTCTCAGTTAATAATTTCATCCAGGGAGTCTTTTTTTTAGGATAAAACAGCCTGGGCTCTTCCTTTATCTTACCCAATTTAACTGCTAATCTTATGGCATCCTCAAAATTTCCTAATTGATCTACCAGCCCTAGTTTTTTGGCCTCTTGTCCGGTAAAAATAGAGCCATTTGCGATGGATTCCACCCGTTCTACAGGCAAATTTCTCCCCTTAGCAATATCTTTTACAAATTGTGAATGTATATTTTTGACTAACTTTTCTAACATAATTCTTTCCTCTTTGGTCATTTCTCTTATAGGTGAACCTATATCTTTATAAGGCACGCTCTTTATCACCGTTGGTTGTATACCCAATTTTTTTAAGAGTTGTTCTATGTTAGCAAACTCTATTTTTACTCCTATACTTCCGGTTAGGGTTCCTGGTGCAGCCACTATTTTGCTTGCTGCTGAGGCAATATAATATCCCCCAGAGGCAGCCACATTTCCCAATGAGGCCACTACGGGTTTTTGCTGACGGAGTTTTAAAATCTCCATATACAATTCCTGTGAGGGGACTACTGCCCCACCAGGAGAATCGATTCTTAACAGGACTGCTTTGATTTGGCTATTTTTTCTAAATTTCACTAGTTGTTCTAAATTAAATTGAGCTGTTTTAATAATCCCCTTAATTTCAATTACACCAATGTTTTTTCCTCCAATTCCTTCTTCTCCAAAATAACGTTTAGCTAAGCCAAAGCCCAAAAGAAATATAAAAGCAAATATAGAGAGTTTAAATAAGAAACTT contains these protein-coding regions:
- the sppA gene encoding signal peptide peptidase SppA, with translation MEQQKRHPILSFLFKLSIFAFIFLLGFGLAKRYFGEEGIGGKNIGVIEIKGIIKTAQFNLEQLVKFRKNSQIKAVLLRIDSPGGAVVPSQELYMEILKLRQQKPVVASLGNVAASGGYYIASAASKIVAAPGTLTGSIGVKIEFANIEQLLKKLGIQPTVIKSVPYKDIGSPIREMTKEERIMLEKLVKNIHSQFVKDIAKGRNLPVERVESIANGSIFTGQEAKKLGLVDQLGNFEDAIRLAVKLGKIKEEPRLFYPKKKTPWMKLLTESLFETLSEYIQQTKIIY
- a CDS encoding ATP-binding cassette domain-containing protein, which codes for MLSVKLRKSLSGFNLDVNFTVSIPSYSLILGPSGAGKSLTLKIIAGLMRPDMASIQWRDKEIAFLPPEKREVVYLPQTLALFPHKTVYQNIIYTFKARHISVDKRYVTEIIDKFQVTPFLNRYPSSLSGGEQQRVALARAIAARPKVLLLDEPLASLDFHLKMNLIDFLKRIKKAFSLTIIHVTHDPIEAFKLAENLFILEKGKLTFQGTVKELFMTASSGFSAEVVRQLKSLIPNFSNY
- a CDS encoding permease, which produces MLGSTIVMALLALVLIYVGYRKGNGAHILGLKTGLLFMVEILPLLFVSFLVAGLIQVMVPQEIISRWIGEESGTKGILLAAVAGFLIPGGPYVVLPILAGLLQQGISIGSAMAFYTAKFLCGLTRLPIEFSILGWEFIIIRIVITSIIPILTGIIAEKFFGGFF
- a CDS encoding ABC transporter permease, with protein sequence MTKLLRFSFFILGILCIGLIVIPILDIFVTLTAKELVKTIYDREVWQALLTSFIGASLATVLGCILGVPLAYLLSRYDFKGKRIIEGIANLPIVIPHVAVGIALLCLLNEKTHLGSIFAYFHITFVDTIYGVIMALVFVSISYVIVSASIGFNGVDQTLEWVSRNLGASMAYTFWHITFPLALSAIVRGAILAFARSISEVGALLILAYYPKTAPILMYERFEQFGLEAALPVTALVVFFSLFIFVILLSLSRNHALR
- the wtpA gene encoding tungstate ABC transporter substrate-binding protein WtpA gives rise to the protein MKWFYFLITLLFLLFSSLVRGDERVILNVFHAGSLAVPFDKMERVFEAKYPSIDVRREASGSVLAVRKVIDLHKPCDVIAVADYDIIPKMMFPAYTDHVKLFARNEIVLCYTNKSLYRREINTQNWYQILGRPNVKWAFANPNDDPCGYRTLMTIALSSIYYHQPDLLQVLLEKLSDIHWHETNAGILIVPPVNLTTKDCKIFVRSKSVELLGLLESGAIDYAFEYKSVAEQHKLPYLNLPAQINLSNLKHKAFYVKVRVKLANGKVLQGKPIVYGIASLKTAKHPKEARLWENFVTSEKGAEILKRCFQTPIFPAEEITHD
- a CDS encoding HU family DNA-binding protein gives rise to the protein MLKKDLVEELRKKFPQFHKKDMEMFIDMLFDVLKQGIKSGRVELRGFGVFTSKIKASRQIQHPKTKKIIKTTPHRGVRFKPSFEVPLDALGKK
- a CDS encoding type I restriction-modification system subunit M N-terminal domain-containing protein produces the protein MLCKKLISEKLSLAGKQLTRGDLEGLLKAAADLIRTRVDYTFILVLLFYKRISDKWKMEFENAYKEALADGLTEEEAKKEAKNAIYHDFDISEELLWENIRKDPARLPENFSKAIKIL